A single region of the Enterococcus mundtii genome encodes:
- a CDS encoding response regulator transcription factor, with protein sequence MKKVLVVDDEPSIVTLLTFNLEKEGYKVTSAADGQEGLDLALEHSYDFIILDVMLPSIDGIAITQKLRQEKNDTPILILTAKDDQVDRIIGLEIGADDYLTKPFSPREVLARMKAIFRRIEPRKTQSDEAEPEYLSIGQIKADLTNYQVTIEDQPIELTPKEFELLVYFMKRKDRVIDRDTLLDRIWNFDFSGQSRIVDVHVSHLREKIERDPKHPKYLLTVRGFGYKFQEPKR encoded by the coding sequence ATGAAAAAAGTACTAGTTGTTGATGACGAACCCTCAATTGTAACATTACTGACATTCAATCTTGAAAAAGAAGGATATAAAGTAACCAGTGCTGCAGATGGTCAAGAAGGTCTTGATCTTGCATTGGAACATTCATATGATTTCATTATTTTAGACGTGATGCTTCCTTCGATCGACGGAATCGCGATCACACAAAAACTCCGTCAAGAAAAAAATGACACACCTATATTGATCCTAACAGCTAAAGATGATCAAGTCGATCGAATCATTGGACTGGAGATCGGTGCGGATGATTATTTGACGAAACCCTTCAGCCCTCGGGAAGTCCTTGCACGGATGAAAGCCATCTTTCGTCGGATCGAACCCCGTAAAACTCAATCTGATGAGGCAGAACCAGAATACTTATCCATTGGACAAATCAAAGCCGACTTGACGAATTATCAAGTGACGATCGAGGACCAACCGATCGAACTTACGCCGAAAGAATTTGAGTTGCTTGTTTATTTCATGAAACGCAAAGATCGAGTGATCGATCGAGATACACTGTTGGATCGTATCTGGAATTTTGATTTTTCTGGACAAAGTCGTATTGTTGATGTCCACGTCAGTCATTTACGTGAAAAAATCGAGCGTGATCCGAAACATCCTAAATATTTACTGACTGTTCGGGGCTTTGGTTATAAATTCCAGGAACCAAAACGATGA
- a CDS encoding heavy metal translocating P-type ATPase, translating to MEYPAKKDTLVITGMTCANCAARIEKELNEQPGVLSATVNLATEKATINYQEVSIEELIQSVETIGYGAILYDEAHKQKIAEEKQTYLTKMKRDVIIGAILTLPMMIAMIAMMLGFHGTLVHFFHDPWVQLILATPVQFYIGWRFYEGAYHAIKTNAPNMDVLVAIGTTAAFALSVYNGFFSTHSSDLYFESSNMIITLILLGKYLEHTAKSKTGDAIKQLMSLQKKTAQVIKNGEEKTIPIEEVEIGDILLVRPGEQIPTDGKVIKGDSAIDEGMLTGESVPVEKKTGDLLFGGTINSTGILEMTVTQVGKGTVLSQIIQMVEDAQGSKAPIQKIADKISGIFVPIVLVIAFFTLIVTGLISGNWELAVIHSVSVLVIACPCALGLATPTAIMVGTGLGARKGILIKGGEALEAATHLDTILLDKTGTITQGKPVVTDVIGDEEVLTIATTLEQGSEHPLGKAIVTYGKEQAIATLPVVQAKAHPGAGISGVIDGKSYFIGTRKRLVELNVSFEAYQEQALQLERQGKTVMFLADDRQVLGMIAVADQIKEHARSAIQQLQAQGLAVYMVTGDNQSVATTIGQEVGIPKEHIFAEVLPDEKAGYVEKLQKEGKQVGMVGDGINDAPALALANVGIAMGNGTDIAMETADVTLMNSQLSSIGQTIELSSVTLKKIKQNLFWAFIYNTIGIPFAAFGLLNPIIAGGAMAFSSISVLLNSLSLNQKMKK from the coding sequence ATGGAGTATCCAGCTAAAAAAGACACACTCGTGATTACTGGAATGACTTGTGCCAATTGTGCTGCACGAATCGAAAAAGAGTTGAATGAACAGCCCGGTGTATTATCTGCGACTGTTAATCTGGCAACAGAAAAAGCGACGATCAATTATCAGGAAGTATCAATTGAAGAACTGATCCAGAGTGTTGAAACCATTGGTTATGGTGCGATTTTATATGATGAGGCCCATAAGCAAAAAATTGCAGAAGAAAAGCAAACTTATTTAACAAAGATGAAGCGAGATGTCATCATAGGTGCTATCTTGACGCTTCCTATGATGATCGCGATGATTGCAATGATGTTAGGCTTTCACGGAACGCTTGTCCATTTTTTCCATGATCCATGGGTCCAACTGATTTTAGCAACCCCTGTCCAGTTTTATATTGGTTGGCGCTTTTATGAAGGAGCGTATCATGCCATCAAAACAAACGCACCCAATATGGATGTGTTAGTGGCAATCGGTACGACCGCCGCATTTGCGCTTAGTGTATACAATGGTTTTTTCAGTACACATTCATCGGACTTATATTTTGAAAGTAGCAATATGATCATCACACTGATTTTGTTAGGAAAATATTTGGAACACACAGCCAAAAGTAAAACCGGCGATGCCATCAAGCAGTTGATGTCTCTTCAGAAAAAAACAGCACAGGTCATAAAAAATGGTGAAGAAAAGACCATACCAATCGAGGAAGTAGAGATTGGGGATATTTTACTCGTCCGACCGGGAGAACAAATCCCAACAGATGGGAAAGTCATCAAAGGAGATAGTGCGATCGATGAAGGAATGTTGACTGGAGAAAGTGTGCCAGTTGAGAAAAAAACGGGGGATCTACTCTTCGGCGGAACCATCAATTCCACAGGGATTCTTGAAATGACGGTGACCCAAGTAGGAAAAGGAACTGTCCTCTCACAAATCATCCAAATGGTGGAAGATGCCCAAGGAAGTAAAGCACCGATCCAAAAAATTGCTGATAAGATTTCTGGTATTTTTGTTCCTATCGTTTTAGTCATTGCTTTCTTTACCTTAATAGTCACTGGACTCATCAGTGGCAACTGGGAACTGGCAGTGATCCATAGTGTTTCAGTGTTGGTTATTGCTTGTCCTTGTGCGTTAGGACTAGCGACACCAACTGCTATCATGGTTGGTACAGGATTAGGCGCACGAAAGGGTATTTTGATCAAAGGCGGCGAGGCATTAGAAGCTGCAACACATCTAGACACGATCCTTTTAGATAAAACTGGTACGATCACACAAGGTAAACCAGTGGTCACAGACGTTATTGGTGACGAAGAAGTGTTAACGATCGCCACCACATTAGAGCAAGGCTCAGAGCATCCTTTAGGCAAAGCCATTGTGACTTATGGAAAAGAACAGGCGATCGCGACTTTGCCTGTGGTTCAAGCAAAAGCACATCCGGGTGCTGGGATCAGTGGGGTAATAGATGGAAAATCTTATTTTATTGGTACGAGAAAACGACTAGTGGAGCTGAACGTTTCATTTGAAGCGTATCAAGAACAAGCGTTACAATTAGAACGACAAGGAAAAACCGTGATGTTTCTTGCAGATGACAGACAGGTATTGGGGATGATCGCTGTGGCTGATCAGATCAAAGAACACGCAAGATCAGCAATCCAACAATTACAAGCCCAAGGATTGGCAGTTTATATGGTCACAGGGGACAATCAATCAGTTGCAACGACGATTGGACAAGAAGTTGGTATTCCAAAAGAACACATCTTTGCTGAAGTATTACCTGATGAAAAAGCAGGATATGTCGAAAAATTGCAAAAAGAAGGAAAACAAGTGGGGATGGTCGGTGATGGTATCAATGATGCCCCCGCCTTGGCTTTAGCAAATGTCGGTATCGCCATGGGGAATGGCACCGATATCGCTATGGAAACAGCAGATGTAACGTTAATGAATAGTCAACTCTCGTCGATTGGACAAACGATCGAACTTTCAAGTGTGACCTTGAAAAAAATCAAACAAAACTTATTTTGGGCATTTATTTATAACACGATTGGCATTCCATTTGCTGCGTTTGGCTTATTGAATCCAATCATTGCCGGAGGAGCGATGGCCTTTAGCTCAATCAGTGTGTTACTCAATTCATTAAGTCTAAACCAAAAAATGAAGAAATAA
- a CDS encoding DUF523 domain-containing protein, protein MIGISACLGGVSCRYDGREQTIPALKKLVTEGQAIVICPEVAGGLPIPREPAEIVGGDGFDVWDHQAKVMTISGKDVTEAYKKGAINAYQVLKEKQISTLILKANSPSCGSSTIYDGSFTGSLKEGIGVATAYFLQQKISVCSEEEWMDQRGELNGN, encoded by the coding sequence ATGATCGGTATCAGTGCTTGTTTAGGTGGCGTGTCATGTCGCTATGATGGCCGGGAACAAACAATCCCTGCCTTAAAAAAACTCGTGACAGAAGGTCAAGCAATCGTGATCTGTCCAGAAGTAGCAGGAGGTTTGCCCATTCCAAGAGAACCAGCAGAAATCGTTGGTGGTGATGGGTTTGATGTCTGGGATCATCAGGCTAAGGTCATGACGATCTCTGGAAAAGATGTCACAGAAGCCTATAAAAAAGGTGCGATCAATGCTTATCAAGTGCTAAAGGAAAAGCAGATCTCAACGTTGATCTTAAAAGCAAATAGTCCTTCCTGCGGCTCATCAACTATCTATGATGGTAGTTTCACTGGTAGTCTGAAAGAAGGCATTGGCGTAGCTACCGCCTATTTTCTCCAACAAAAAATCAGTGTCTGCTCAGAAGAAGAGTGGATGGATCAACGAGGTGAGTTGAATGGAAATTGA
- the copB gene encoding copper/silver-translocating P-type ATPase CopB: protein MDHTKMNHESMAHEHHSMDHSSMDHHDHMSGGMDHSMHMGNFKQKFWLSLLLAIPIILFSPMMGMEFPFQVTFPGSDWLVLILATILFIYGGQPFLSGAKMELKQKSPAMMTLIAMGISVAYVYSVYSFIANLINPHTHVMDFFWELATLIVIMLLGHWIEMSAVSNASNALQKLAELLPETVKRLRTDGTEETISLKEVKEGDHLVVRAGDKMPTDGKILKGETIVDESAVTGESRGVKKQTSDPVIGGSINGDGTIEIEVTGTGENSYLAKVMDMVRQAQGEKSKLESLSDKVAKWLFYVALIAGLLAFVVWLFLTDLPTALERMVTVFIIACPHALGLAIPLVVARSTSIAAKNGLLLKSRRALEQANELDVIMLDKTGTLTEGKFTVTGIESLDDDYPQEELLKYLGALEANANHPLAIGIMRYLKEQNISPYQAENQKNLSGVGLTGTVADKNVKVVNEKEIKRLGLEIAKERLTPYEEQGNTVSFLLIDDRLVGLVALGDIIKAEAKTFIQSLKERNITPVMLTGDNPHAAEVVAQYLGIEEYYGGLLPNDKEDIVKRYQEQGKKVIMVGDGINDAPSLARATIGMAIGAGTDIAIDSADVVLINSDPKDILHFLDLAKQTRKKMIQNLWWGAGYNILAIPLAAGILAPIGILLSPAIGAVLMSLSTVVVALNALTLKIKE, encoded by the coding sequence ATGGACCATACAAAAATGAACCACGAGAGCATGGCACATGAGCATCACTCAATGGACCACAGTTCAATGGATCATCATGACCATATGAGCGGCGGGATGGATCATTCGATGCACATGGGGAATTTTAAACAAAAATTTTGGTTGTCCTTGTTGCTAGCGATTCCGATCATCTTGTTTTCTCCCATGATGGGCATGGAATTCCCCTTTCAAGTGACTTTCCCTGGCTCTGATTGGCTCGTCTTGATCCTGGCGACCATCTTGTTCATCTATGGCGGACAACCCTTTTTAAGTGGCGCTAAAATGGAATTGAAACAAAAAAGTCCAGCAATGATGACCTTGATTGCTATGGGGATCAGTGTCGCCTATGTTTATAGTGTCTATTCTTTTATCGCAAATCTCATCAATCCCCATACTCATGTGATGGACTTCTTCTGGGAATTGGCGACGTTGATCGTCATCATGCTATTAGGGCACTGGATCGAAATGAGTGCCGTTTCTAATGCAAGTAATGCGTTACAGAAATTAGCAGAATTATTACCGGAAACGGTCAAACGATTACGAACAGATGGGACAGAAGAGACAATTTCTTTAAAAGAGGTCAAAGAGGGCGATCATTTAGTCGTTCGAGCAGGAGATAAAATGCCAACGGATGGGAAGATCCTGAAAGGTGAAACGATCGTGGACGAATCTGCCGTAACTGGCGAATCCAGAGGGGTCAAAAAGCAAACATCTGATCCAGTGATCGGTGGTTCGATCAATGGAGACGGTACTATTGAGATCGAAGTAACTGGAACTGGTGAAAATAGCTATTTAGCAAAAGTCATGGATATGGTCCGTCAAGCACAAGGTGAAAAGTCAAAACTAGAATCTTTGTCTGACAAAGTAGCCAAATGGTTGTTTTATGTCGCATTGATCGCCGGCCTATTGGCATTTGTTGTGTGGCTCTTTTTAACCGATTTACCAACTGCTTTAGAACGGATGGTCACCGTCTTCATTATTGCCTGTCCTCATGCGTTAGGTTTGGCGATTCCTTTAGTTGTTGCACGTTCGACATCGATTGCTGCTAAAAATGGGTTGTTGCTCAAAAGTCGTCGCGCCTTAGAACAAGCCAATGAGTTAGATGTCATCATGCTGGATAAAACAGGTACGTTGACGGAAGGAAAGTTCACCGTCACTGGTATCGAAAGCTTAGACGATGATTATCCTCAAGAAGAACTATTGAAATATCTAGGTGCCTTAGAAGCGAACGCCAATCATCCTTTAGCCATTGGGATCATGCGTTATTTGAAGGAACAAAATATTTCTCCTTATCAAGCAGAGAATCAAAAAAATCTTTCAGGGGTTGGCTTAACTGGCACAGTAGCAGATAAGAATGTAAAAGTAGTCAACGAAAAAGAAATCAAACGTTTAGGACTTGAAATTGCAAAGGAACGATTAACTCCTTACGAAGAACAAGGGAATACAGTCAGTTTTCTATTGATCGATGATCGTTTAGTGGGATTAGTGGCTTTAGGCGACATCATCAAAGCAGAAGCAAAAACCTTTATTCAAAGTCTCAAAGAAAGAAATATCACTCCGGTGATGTTGACTGGTGACAATCCACATGCAGCAGAAGTGGTCGCACAATACTTAGGTATTGAAGAGTATTATGGCGGACTTTTACCAAATGACAAGGAAGATATCGTCAAACGTTATCAGGAACAAGGGAAAAAAGTCATCATGGTCGGTGACGGAATCAACGACGCCCCAAGTTTAGCACGTGCGACGATCGGGATGGCGATTGGAGCAGGAACCGATATTGCGATAGACTCAGCGGATGTGGTTTTGATCAACAGTGATCCAAAAGATATCTTGCATTTCTTAGATCTAGCCAAACAAACGAGAAAGAAAATGATCCAAAACCTATGGTGGGGAGCTGGTTACAACATTCTTGCCATTCCTTTAGCAGCAGGGATTCTTGCGCCGATCGGGATTTTGTTAAGCCCAGCGATTGGAGCTGTCTTGATGTCATTGAGTACCGTAGTTGTAGCACTGAATGCGTTGACGTTGAAGATCAAAGAATGA
- a CDS encoding cation-translocating P-type ATPase codes for MNKKEKQRKKQMQQMLAQLERIDPNKNEGLTDTQVQERIRVGAVNQATSPTFKTNKQIVMENVFTYFNLIFLVLAILLCVVNSYKNLTFLPVILANTGIAIYQEIHSKKILDQLSMLHAATVKVLRNGQEQKITIEELVLDDLVILKTGDQIPADGKIIDGNLQVNEALLTGEADEINKEIGDELMSGSFIVAGKAKVQLTRVGNESYIAKLTMQAKEMGTGEQSEMIASLDRIIKWVGIIIIPIGLTLFSQSYFYNGNTLRESIVSMEAALIGMIPEGLYLLTTIALAMSATRLAKQQVLLHDMKSIETLARVDVLCVDKTGTITENSMDVQRVLIPENPLAKQTADQLDELLGDYAQAIEADNETMQAIKNYFTKHSDREATASLPFSSVRKYSSVTFTDKTYVLGAPEMVLREAFTSYASEFSAYTDQGYRVLVFGEYQGILSQEDLEEAVIPLGYLLIANPIRQEAKATFNYFKKQDVAIKVISGDNPTTVSHVATQAGISNAEQYVDVSSLREEEFPEAMEKYTVFGRVKPEQKKEFVRLLKEKHTVAMTGDGVNDILAMKEADCSIAMASGNEATMQAAQVVLLESDFSKMPEIVGEGRRVVNNIERSASLFLVKNIFSFLLSVFSVLFAFTYPLEPSQITLISLFTIGLPSFLLALEENENRIKGRFIENVLEKAIPGGLTDMMVVGALVVGGSILNLNKTDTSTASTMLLIVVGFLVLYKICQPLNQFRTRIILFCASGIVFSVVFLHKLFSISAISPVSILMVVMLFFAAESIFRQLTFFVEKYLHLDKIDTTRTKKRWRKVFPFFKK; via the coding sequence ATGAATAAAAAAGAAAAACAACGAAAAAAACAGATGCAGCAAATGTTGGCACAATTAGAACGCATTGATCCTAACAAAAATGAAGGGCTGACAGACACACAGGTACAAGAAAGAATACGTGTTGGCGCTGTCAATCAAGCAACGAGTCCTACATTTAAAACGAACAAGCAAATCGTGATGGAGAATGTCTTTACTTATTTCAATCTGATTTTTTTAGTCTTAGCGATTCTATTATGTGTCGTCAATTCCTATAAAAATTTGACTTTTTTACCTGTCATATTGGCAAATACGGGCATCGCAATCTATCAAGAGATCCATTCCAAGAAAATTTTAGATCAGTTGAGCATGTTACACGCCGCAACGGTCAAAGTATTACGGAATGGTCAAGAACAGAAGATAACTATCGAAGAGTTAGTGCTAGATGATCTCGTCATTCTAAAAACAGGAGACCAGATCCCCGCAGATGGAAAGATCATAGACGGCAATCTACAAGTGAATGAAGCGCTATTGACTGGTGAAGCGGATGAGATAAATAAGGAAATCGGCGACGAACTAATGTCGGGAAGCTTCATCGTCGCGGGTAAAGCGAAGGTTCAGTTGACACGAGTCGGCAATGAATCTTATATTGCCAAATTAACGATGCAGGCAAAAGAAATGGGTACTGGAGAACAATCAGAGATGATTGCTTCGTTAGATAGGATCATCAAATGGGTAGGGATCATCATTATCCCCATTGGATTGACCTTATTTTCTCAAAGCTATTTTTACAATGGCAATACGTTGAGGGAAAGTATTGTTTCGATGGAAGCTGCGTTGATCGGTATGATTCCTGAAGGACTGTACCTACTCACGACGATTGCTCTAGCAATGAGTGCGACACGCTTAGCGAAACAACAAGTGTTGCTTCATGACATGAAAAGTATCGAGACGTTAGCACGAGTGGATGTATTATGTGTCGATAAAACAGGAACAATCACTGAAAATTCAATGGACGTTCAACGTGTGCTGATTCCTGAAAATCCTTTAGCAAAACAAACAGCAGATCAGTTGGATGAATTACTTGGTGACTACGCACAGGCAATCGAAGCTGACAATGAAACGATGCAAGCAATCAAAAATTACTTCACGAAGCATTCTGACAGAGAGGCAACAGCAAGTTTACCCTTTTCTTCTGTGAGAAAATATAGCAGCGTGACATTTACAGATAAAACGTATGTCCTTGGAGCACCAGAGATGGTCTTACGTGAAGCGTTCACGAGTTATGCTTCTGAATTTAGCGCGTATACGGATCAAGGCTATCGGGTATTAGTTTTCGGTGAATACCAAGGGATACTGTCACAAGAAGACTTGGAAGAAGCCGTTATCCCGTTAGGTTATTTATTGATTGCTAATCCGATCCGTCAAGAAGCGAAAGCGACGTTTAATTACTTTAAGAAGCAAGATGTTGCTATCAAAGTGATTTCTGGTGATAACCCAACGACAGTTTCTCATGTTGCCACACAAGCGGGTATTTCAAACGCGGAGCAATATGTGGATGTCTCCTCGTTAAGGGAAGAAGAATTTCCAGAAGCCATGGAAAAATATACCGTCTTTGGCCGTGTCAAACCAGAACAAAAAAAGGAATTTGTTCGTTTACTAAAAGAGAAGCATACAGTGGCGATGACTGGGGATGGGGTAAATGATATCTTGGCGATGAAAGAAGCCGATTGTAGCATTGCGATGGCATCAGGGAATGAAGCGACGATGCAAGCTGCACAAGTGGTCTTGTTGGAATCAGATTTTTCTAAAATGCCAGAGATTGTTGGCGAAGGACGGCGTGTCGTAAACAATATCGAACGTTCTGCCAGTCTTTTCTTAGTAAAAAATATTTTTTCATTCTTATTGTCTGTTTTTTCTGTTCTTTTTGCATTCACTTATCCATTAGAACCTTCACAAATCACATTGATCAGTTTATTTACGATCGGGTTACCTTCCTTTTTATTAGCATTGGAAGAAAATGAAAACCGAATCAAAGGCCGATTCATTGAGAACGTCTTGGAAAAAGCCATTCCGGGTGGTCTGACCGATATGATGGTGGTAGGCGCTTTAGTCGTGGGTGGTTCAATTTTAAATCTGAACAAAACCGATACGTCGACAGCCTCTACCATGTTGCTGATCGTTGTTGGCTTTTTAGTCCTTTATAAAATCTGTCAACCATTGAATCAATTTCGAACACGGATCATACTATTTTGTGCAAGTGGAATCGTCTTTTCTGTTGTCTTCTTGCATAAACTATTTTCAATATCAGCCATTTCGCCAGTGTCTATCTTAATGGTGGTCATGCTCTTTTTCGCAGCAGAATCCATCTTTCGTCAGTTGACCTTTTTCGTGGAAAAATATTTGCATTTAGATAAGATCGATACGACACGTACGAAAAAACGTTGGAGAAAAGTATTTCCATTTTTCAAGAAATGA
- a CDS encoding ATP-binding protein, with product MKKQWKKFSERLFFLVLLLGLFFGGWQIISHYFQQQIIEQQESYLTKKAQLLARQLDVENPASASNKAVLDEFVHQSNERVTLIDQTGTIIYDTEESSLHEQRKTRPEIKAILEGSTLGTSLRKSTTLNEELLYVALPIKVNGKLVAIIRIAEPTSGFLPRTESFRRWVFGFFLVFFLLLTFMIYYLIYQRNQPLKTVIPVLKKMVKNPEQTEIIMQTSDQWEELYQTINGLSEQMTKMYRAYTTTEEQLYSLLNELMIGVFLIDSNATLRLLNPKMQVHLGVKDYQENQHYTEVIREPKLIQLIHQVSPTEPIVHQEVTIADGTQTLDISLRYFNSSEDTGQILGVAYDLTKVRHLEKMQKDFVGNVSHELKTPVTSLIGFTETLLDGAKEDPDTLTEFLLIMQKDAIRLDKLIREIIQLSKDEESLHETQTIYMEPYFQQVIQSYQPMIRKKQLTIKLIGENTAFTTHPDLLYPIIKNLFENAIQYSKEESEIIIRYESHDQLIFSVQDFGIGIDREDQERIFERFYRVDKARSRHSGGTGLGLSIVKEYVNLLHGTVEIESHPGIGSTFIVKIPKIN from the coding sequence ATGAAAAAACAATGGAAAAAATTCTCCGAGCGCTTATTTTTCCTCGTCTTGTTGCTTGGCTTATTTTTTGGCGGATGGCAGATCATCTCCCATTATTTCCAACAACAGATCATTGAACAGCAAGAAAGTTATTTGACTAAAAAAGCGCAGTTATTGGCTCGTCAACTAGATGTTGAGAATCCTGCTTCTGCTAGTAATAAAGCAGTTCTGGATGAATTTGTCCATCAATCCAATGAACGAGTGACGTTGATCGATCAAACTGGCACGATCATTTATGACACGGAAGAATCTTCTTTGCATGAACAAAGAAAAACACGTCCGGAAATCAAAGCGATCTTAGAAGGCAGTACGCTTGGCACTTCACTTCGTAAGAGTACGACATTGAACGAAGAATTACTTTATGTCGCCTTGCCTATCAAAGTCAATGGGAAATTAGTAGCGATCATTCGCATCGCTGAACCTACAAGTGGCTTTCTTCCTCGCACGGAAAGTTTTCGCCGTTGGGTATTTGGTTTCTTCTTAGTTTTCTTTCTTTTATTGACATTTATGATCTACTATCTGATTTACCAACGGAACCAACCACTCAAAACAGTGATTCCTGTTTTGAAAAAGATGGTCAAGAACCCGGAACAAACGGAAATCATTATGCAGACTTCTGATCAATGGGAAGAATTATACCAGACGATCAATGGCTTGAGTGAACAGATGACCAAAATGTATCGCGCCTATACGACGACGGAAGAGCAATTATACAGCTTGTTGAATGAATTGATGATCGGTGTCTTTCTGATTGACTCCAATGCGACACTGCGTCTGCTTAATCCAAAAATGCAAGTCCATCTAGGTGTGAAAGATTATCAAGAAAATCAACATTACACAGAAGTGATCCGCGAACCAAAATTGATCCAATTGATCCATCAAGTTTCTCCGACTGAACCGATCGTTCATCAAGAAGTCACGATTGCTGACGGTACGCAAACACTGGATATCAGCTTGCGTTATTTCAATAGTTCAGAGGATACTGGCCAAATTTTAGGTGTTGCTTATGATCTGACAAAAGTCAGACATTTAGAAAAAATGCAAAAAGATTTTGTCGGCAATGTCTCACATGAATTAAAAACACCTGTCACTTCTTTGATCGGGTTTACTGAGACTTTACTGGACGGTGCAAAAGAAGACCCCGACACACTGACTGAATTTCTATTGATCATGCAAAAAGATGCGATTCGTTTAGATAAGCTGATCCGAGAAATTATTCAGTTATCAAAAGACGAAGAGAGTTTACATGAAACCCAAACGATCTATATGGAGCCTTATTTCCAACAAGTGATCCAAAGCTATCAACCAATGATCCGGAAAAAACAGTTGACGATCAAATTGATTGGAGAAAATACTGCCTTTACGACACATCCTGATTTGCTTTACCCGATCATCAAAAACTTATTTGAAAATGCGATCCAATATTCAAAAGAAGAAAGTGAGATCATCATTCGCTACGAAAGCCACGATCAGCTGATTTTCTCTGTACAAGATTTTGGTATTGGTATCGATCGCGAAGATCAAGAACGCATCTTTGAACGTTTTTATCGTGTAGATAAAGCGCGTAGTCGCCATTCAGGTGGTACAGGATTAGGATTGTCGATCGTGAAAGAATACGTGAATTTACTTCATGGTACGGTGGAGATCGAGAGTCACCCTGGTATCGGCTCTACCTTTATTGTGAAGATCCCTAAAATCAATTAA
- a CDS encoding phosphate ABC transporter substrate-binding protein PstS family protein — protein sequence MKKVLFSLGVLGFILAGCGSGSGSTDGSASNSASSDDQVKIVAVGSTALQPLVDAAQEMFTQDNPNYQISVQGGGSGTGLSQVASGAVTIGNSDVFAEQRDGIDASKLVDHRVAVVGMAPIVNKDTGVEDITKEQLIDIFTGKITNWSELGGADQEINVINRANGSGTRATFEYWALDGAVPIQSQEQDSSGTVRQIVSQTPGAISYLAFSYLDDSTQALKINGVEPTPENVSDNSWEIWSYEHMYTNGEPEPEVKKFLDFMMTDAVQEGPVQDLGYLPISMMKVERDAEGNLS from the coding sequence ATGAAAAAAGTTTTATTTTCTTTAGGAGTATTAGGTTTTATCTTAGCTGGATGTGGTTCTGGTTCAGGAAGTACGGATGGATCAGCCAGCAACTCGGCTAGTTCAGATGATCAAGTAAAAATCGTAGCGGTCGGTTCAACCGCTTTGCAACCTTTAGTTGATGCTGCACAAGAAATGTTTACCCAAGATAACCCCAACTATCAGATTTCTGTTCAAGGTGGCGGAAGTGGAACAGGTCTTAGTCAAGTAGCGTCAGGTGCTGTAACAATCGGAAACTCTGATGTATTTGCAGAACAAAGAGATGGAATCGATGCAAGTAAATTGGTAGACCATCGTGTAGCAGTTGTTGGAATGGCACCAATCGTAAATAAAGATACAGGCGTTGAAGATATTACAAAAGAACAATTGATCGACATCTTCACTGGTAAGATCACTAACTGGAGTGAACTAGGCGGAGCAGATCAAGAAATCAACGTCATCAACCGTGCAAACGGAAGCGGCACTCGTGCAACCTTTGAATACTGGGCATTAGATGGCGCTGTACCAATACAATCTCAAGAACAAGATTCATCAGGAACAGTTCGTCAAATCGTTTCACAAACACCAGGTGCGATCAGCTATTTAGCTTTCTCTTATTTAGATGATTCTACTCAAGCGTTGAAAATCAACGGTGTAGAACCAACTCCTGAAAATGTCTCAGACAACAGCTGGGAAATTTGGTCTTATGAGCATATGTATACAAATGGCGAACCTGAACCAGAAGTGAAGAAGTTCTTAGACTTCATGATGACAGATGCCGTTCAAGAAGGACCAGTACAAGATTTAGGCTACCTACCGATCAGCATGATGAAAGTTGAACGTGACGCAGAAGGTAACTTATCATAA
- the copZ gene encoding copper chaperone CopZ produces MKTKVTIKGMSCKHCVARVEETVNALPGVKKINVNLKKEIGTVSLDETVIQPSTICQAINDLGYQAEVI; encoded by the coding sequence ATGAAAACAAAAGTAACGATCAAAGGAATGAGCTGTAAACATTGCGTTGCAAGAGTGGAAGAAACGGTCAATGCGCTACCGGGTGTAAAAAAAATTAATGTCAACTTAAAAAAAGAGATCGGAACTGTGTCATTAGATGAAACAGTGATCCAACCATCTACGATATGTCAAGCAATCAATGATTTAGGCTATCAAGCAGAGGTGATTTAA